In one Streptomyces sp. NBC_00708 genomic region, the following are encoded:
- a CDS encoding SgcJ/EcaC family oxidoreductase, giving the protein MTTEPPAHTADIEAIRQAVATVERSQQRKDPDAFLALFRPDAVWTTGHGKVLIGLDAISEFTRTVLPASEFDGKVTYEVAHVLFIRPDVAAVKVRQRYVTPDGESEGAPLYVMSRADDGRWLLTACQNTPVVAG; this is encoded by the coding sequence ATGACCACCGAACCCCCGGCGCACACCGCCGATATCGAGGCGATCCGTCAGGCCGTCGCCACCGTCGAGCGCTCCCAGCAGCGCAAGGACCCCGACGCGTTCCTCGCCCTCTTCCGGCCCGACGCGGTCTGGACGACGGGCCACGGCAAGGTACTCATCGGCCTCGACGCGATCTCCGAGTTCACCCGGACCGTGCTCCCCGCCTCCGAGTTCGACGGCAAGGTCACCTACGAGGTGGCACACGTCCTCTTCATCCGCCCGGACGTCGCGGCGGTCAAGGTGCGCCAGCGCTATGTGACCCCGGACGGGGAGAGCGAGGGCGCCCCGCTGTACGTGATGAGCCGGGCGGACGACGGGCGGTGGCTGCTGACCGCCTGCCAGAACACGCCGGTCGTGGCGGGCTGA
- a CDS encoding CGNR zinc finger domain-containing protein, which yields MERWLALELASTIRHDGDGGVADDLATVRGTTDWIEEQRDLLTGHLPAGALVADEDLRLRIVELRQGVRALFARLVTPAPPSPADAHRLLPADEALDRLNTAAAREPVVPRLDWPDGRVPAVRLLSAETDPHVRLVAALARAAIDFLAGPQSTRLRSCTAPRCVRYFVKSHGRQEWCKPSCGNRARAARHYRRRRTADTPSGAGTGESVKR from the coding sequence GTGGAGCGATGGCTGGCACTGGAACTGGCGAGCACGATCCGCCACGACGGGGACGGCGGTGTCGCCGACGACCTCGCCACGGTCCGGGGAACGACGGACTGGATCGAGGAACAGCGGGATCTGCTGACCGGTCACCTCCCGGCCGGAGCGCTCGTGGCGGACGAGGACCTCCGGCTCCGGATCGTCGAGCTGCGCCAGGGGGTCCGCGCCCTGTTCGCCCGGCTGGTCACACCCGCTCCCCCCAGCCCGGCGGACGCCCATCGCCTGCTGCCCGCCGACGAGGCGCTGGACCGCCTCAACACCGCTGCCGCGCGGGAACCGGTCGTCCCGCGGCTGGACTGGCCCGACGGCCGGGTCCCCGCCGTCCGGCTGCTGTCCGCGGAGACCGATCCGCACGTCCGGCTCGTCGCCGCCCTGGCACGGGCGGCCATCGACTTCCTGGCCGGGCCGCAGAGCACGCGGTTGCGCTCCTGCACCGCGCCGCGCTGCGTGCGTTACTTCGTCAAGAGCCATGGCAGGCAGGAGTGGTGCAAGCCGTCCTGCGGGAACCGCGCCCGCGCGGCCCGCCACTACCGGCGCCGGCGTACGGCGGACACCCCCTCCGGCGCCGGTACGGGTGAATCAGTGAAGAGGTAG
- a CDS encoding GNAT family N-acetyltransferase, translating into MNDLNPCPEDLRFRRARDADLASLVRLRDDAARRLLAQGVTGQWHPGELGEDHFRRIMETGEVWLAEAGGRAVGAWELWWQDEDAWGPQPVPAGYVHRLMVDRARVPSGTGRRLLHAAERRVAEAGRTLVRLDCLAGNEPLTAYYLGAGYRVAGRKEGKPQPGGAPKSFTLLEKDLAD; encoded by the coding sequence GTGAACGACCTGAACCCGTGCCCCGAAGACCTGCGCTTCCGGCGCGCCCGTGACGCCGACCTCGCCTCCCTCGTACGGCTGCGCGACGACGCGGCCCGGCGGCTGCTCGCCCAGGGGGTCACCGGCCAGTGGCACCCCGGTGAGCTGGGCGAGGACCACTTCCGCCGGATCATGGAGACCGGGGAGGTGTGGCTCGCGGAGGCCGGCGGCCGGGCGGTCGGGGCCTGGGAGCTGTGGTGGCAGGACGAGGACGCCTGGGGCCCGCAGCCGGTCCCGGCCGGTTACGTGCACCGGCTGATGGTGGACCGGGCCCGGGTCCCCTCCGGCACGGGGCGCCGGCTCCTGCACGCCGCCGAGCGCCGGGTGGCCGAGGCGGGCCGGACCCTGGTGCGCCTGGACTGCCTGGCGGGCAACGAGCCCCTGACCGCGTACTACCTCGGCGCCGGCTACAGGGTGGCCGGACGCAAGGAGGGCAAACCGCAGCCGGGCGGTGCGCCCAAGTCGTTCACGCTCCTCGAGAAGGACCTGGCGGACTGA
- a CDS encoding TetR/AcrR family transcriptional regulator: MNEKERTRRPGGRSARVGAQVHQAVTELIGERGYGNFTVGEVAARAGVADSSVYRRWGNLEALLSDVVLHRLNARSPMPDTGSLAGDLRTYAAQVAREITGPDGPVLLHLAVALSGTGEQGVRARESLRADRTRQLQSMLDRAGDRGEDAPDAFEVLDHILAPMYIRVLFGMGPLTPEYVDGLVDRLLRTPGPSAT; encoded by the coding sequence ATGAACGAGAAGGAGCGGACCCGGCGGCCCGGCGGACGCAGCGCCCGCGTCGGCGCGCAGGTGCACCAGGCCGTCACCGAACTGATCGGCGAGCGCGGTTACGGCAACTTCACCGTCGGCGAGGTGGCGGCCCGCGCGGGCGTGGCCGACAGCAGCGTCTACCGCCGGTGGGGCAACCTGGAGGCCCTGCTCAGCGACGTGGTGCTGCACCGCCTGAACGCGCGGTCGCCGATGCCCGACACCGGAAGCCTGGCCGGCGACCTGCGTACGTACGCGGCCCAGGTGGCCCGCGAGATCACCGGGCCCGACGGCCCGGTGCTGCTGCACCTCGCCGTCGCGCTGTCGGGCACGGGGGAGCAGGGCGTGCGGGCGCGGGAGAGCCTCCGCGCCGACCGCACCCGGCAGTTGCAGTCGATGCTCGACCGCGCCGGCGACCGCGGCGAGGACGCACCCGACGCGTTCGAGGTCCTGGACCACATCCTGGCCCCGATGTACATCCGCGTCCTGTTCGGCATGGGCCCGCTCACGCCGGAGTACGTGGACGGGCTGGTCGACCGGCTGCTTCGCACTCCCGGTCCGTCCGCTACGTAA
- a CDS encoding helix-turn-helix domain-containing protein: protein MSDEPEHTSASAKPTRRLDARSLRGLAHPLRMNIFELLSLDGPATATRLAERLGENTGTISWHLRHLAEHGFIVEETGRGTKRERWWKRADVSNELNTADFRDDPDTRGALSVYLHELLQQYFSRVVTYIGEDWDDSWRNAGTISDRSDLRMTPKQLEALNAELMAVIARHTPAPDTEPAPDALPVVVQLQSFPRKKRGSA from the coding sequence ATGTCCGACGAACCCGAACACACATCGGCGTCCGCCAAGCCCACCCGGCGCCTCGACGCGCGCAGCCTGCGGGGGCTGGCCCATCCGCTGCGGATGAACATCTTCGAACTGCTCAGCCTGGACGGCCCCGCCACCGCCACCAGGCTCGCCGAACGCCTCGGGGAGAACACCGGCACCATCAGCTGGCACTTGCGCCACCTCGCCGAGCACGGCTTCATCGTGGAGGAAACCGGACGCGGCACGAAACGCGAGCGCTGGTGGAAGAGGGCCGACGTCTCCAACGAGCTGAACACCGCCGATTTCCGCGACGATCCCGACACCCGGGGTGCGCTGTCGGTGTATCTGCACGAACTGCTGCAGCAGTACTTCAGCCGGGTCGTGACCTACATCGGCGAGGACTGGGACGACAGCTGGCGGAACGCCGGCACCATCTCGGACCGGAGCGACCTGCGGATGACCCCGAAGCAACTGGAGGCGCTCAACGCGGAGCTGATGGCCGTCATCGCCCGCCATACCCCCGCTCCGGACACCGAGCCCGCCCCGGACGCGCTTCCTGTCGTCGTGCAGCTCCAGTCCTTCCCCCGCAAGAAGCGCGGCTCCGCATGA
- a CDS encoding aminoglycoside phosphotransferase family protein has translation MPHSLPLTETLLSAVGGVPGQAEPLDSSPRSRVWRVRRADGRPVIVKQITDDGDAGADADARFARELAGLRLAGRGSVAPALLAADPAARVLVLEYVDDLGRTDDWMPGYADALARLHALTGPDDAGALPAWTGPTAADAESFLALAAALDVPVPAAVPDELAGLLQRLDPTGHHALLHGDPCPGNDLRTADGVRFVDFERAALGNGLMELAYFRIGFPTCWCALSVTAAPLTEVEAVYRTTWRGLTGTDVPGDLADACAAWLIQGDALVERAHRGTADQLARVPVEDFEWGYVSARERLVHRLDVVAGLTRDHDHLHTLGRLCSALATRLLERWPGLRPLPTADARPWY, from the coding sequence ATGCCGCACTCACTCCCGTTGACCGAAACACTGCTCTCCGCCGTGGGCGGTGTCCCCGGGCAGGCCGAACCCCTGGACAGCAGCCCCCGGTCACGGGTCTGGCGGGTGCGGCGGGCCGACGGACGGCCGGTGATCGTCAAGCAGATCACCGACGACGGGGACGCCGGCGCCGACGCGGACGCCCGCTTCGCGCGGGAGCTCGCCGGACTGCGGCTCGCGGGCCGCGGCTCCGTGGCCCCCGCCCTGCTCGCCGCGGACCCGGCCGCGCGGGTGCTGGTCCTCGAGTACGTGGACGACCTCGGCCGGACCGACGACTGGATGCCCGGGTACGCCGACGCGCTCGCCCGGCTGCACGCCCTGACCGGGCCCGACGACGCGGGCGCCCTCCCGGCCTGGACGGGCCCGACGGCCGCCGACGCGGAGTCCTTTCTCGCCCTGGCCGCCGCGCTCGACGTGCCCGTACCGGCCGCGGTGCCGGACGAACTCGCCGGTCTCCTCCAGCGCCTCGACCCCACCGGGCATCACGCGCTGCTGCACGGCGACCCCTGCCCCGGCAACGACCTGCGCACCGCCGACGGCGTCCGCTTCGTCGACTTCGAACGGGCCGCGCTCGGCAACGGCCTGATGGAGCTCGCCTACTTCCGCATCGGCTTCCCCACCTGCTGGTGCGCCCTCTCGGTCACCGCGGCCCCGCTCACCGAGGTCGAGGCCGTCTACCGCACCACCTGGCGCGGCCTCACCGGTACGGACGTCCCGGGCGACCTCGCCGACGCGTGCGCGGCCTGGCTGATCCAGGGCGACGCCCTCGTCGAGCGCGCCCACCGGGGCACGGCGGACCAGCTCGCCCGGGTGCCCGTCGAGGACTTCGAGTGGGGCTACGTCTCCGCCCGCGAACGCCTCGTCCACCGCCTGGACGTGGTCGCCGGCCTGACCCGCGACCACGACCACCTGCACACCCTCGGCCGCCTCTGCTCCGCCCTGGCCACCCGCCTGCTCGAACGCTGGCCGGGCCTGCGGCCACTGCCCACGGCGGACGCGCGGCCCTGGTACTGA
- a CDS encoding MFS transporter codes for MVGRRALGRPFGWLWGAYAVSAYGSGLGFGALPLLAVLVLHAGPAEVSALSAVGPAVGALIAVPLAPWVEFRRKRPVMIGADLVRFAAMASIPVAYAFGVLGFLQLLVVSAVIAAAKIAFGAASGAYLKALVRPEDLLVANARFESTNWSSIAVGPPLGGATIGLFGPVTTVVADALSYLLSALGITAIRGREEAPGTEDRSPLGAGALLAGWRHILGHPVLRALYLNQVLVGGLIMATEPLLAVLLLRRLGFPPWQYGLAFAAPCLGGLIGSRLARRVVARYGRDRVFRTAGTLRAVWLIGLVFVRPGVVGLVTVMAVELAIIVNMSLYGPVLSTYRLEHTPEHLVARTLTAWSIGQQASIAVLTALAGLLADVTGPRTALAVAGVLILGTPLLLPGRDRAPLPAPAPDPSRTT; via the coding sequence GTGGTGGGCAGGAGAGCGCTGGGCCGGCCGTTCGGTTGGTTGTGGGGTGCGTACGCGGTGAGTGCGTACGGGTCGGGGCTCGGGTTCGGGGCCCTGCCGCTGCTCGCCGTGCTGGTGCTGCACGCCGGGCCCGCCGAGGTGTCCGCGCTGTCCGCCGTGGGGCCGGCGGTGGGGGCGCTGATCGCGGTGCCGCTCGCGCCGTGGGTGGAGTTCCGGCGCAAGCGGCCGGTCATGATCGGGGCGGACCTGGTCCGGTTCGCGGCCATGGCGTCGATCCCGGTGGCGTACGCCTTCGGGGTGCTCGGGTTCCTCCAGCTGCTGGTCGTGTCGGCGGTGATCGCGGCGGCGAAGATCGCGTTCGGCGCGGCGAGCGGCGCGTATCTGAAGGCGCTCGTCCGGCCGGAGGACCTGCTCGTCGCCAACGCCCGGTTCGAGTCCACGAACTGGAGCTCCATCGCGGTCGGCCCGCCGCTCGGCGGAGCGACGATCGGGCTGTTCGGGCCGGTCACCACCGTGGTGGCCGACGCGCTCAGCTACCTGCTCTCCGCGCTCGGCATCACCGCGATCCGGGGCAGGGAGGAGGCTCCCGGGACGGAGGACAGGAGCCCGCTCGGGGCGGGCGCGCTGCTCGCCGGATGGCGGCACATCCTGGGCCACCCCGTGCTGCGGGCGCTCTATCTCAACCAGGTCCTCGTGGGCGGTCTGATCATGGCCACCGAACCCCTGCTGGCCGTACTCCTGCTGCGCCGGCTCGGCTTTCCGCCCTGGCAGTACGGCCTCGCCTTCGCCGCTCCGTGCCTCGGCGGGCTCATCGGCTCGCGGCTGGCCCGCCGGGTCGTCGCCCGCTACGGCCGCGACCGGGTCTTCCGAACGGCCGGCACCCTGCGCGCGGTCTGGCTGATCGGGCTCGTGTTCGTACGGCCGGGTGTCGTCGGGCTCGTCACGGTGATGGCCGTCGAGCTGGCCATCATCGTCAACATGAGCCTGTACGGGCCGGTGCTCTCCACGTACCGCCTCGAACACACCCCTGAGCACCTCGTCGCGCGTACGCTCACGGCCTGGTCGATCGGGCAGCAGGCGTCCATCGCCGTGCTGACCGCGCTCGCCGGCCTGCTCGCCGACGTCACCGGCCCGCGCACGGCGCTCGCGGTGGCGGGGGTTCTCATCCTGGGCACGCCGTTGCTGCTGCCCGGACGGGACCGGGCGCCGCTGCCCGCTCCCGCTCCCGATCCCAGCCGGACGACCTGA
- a CDS encoding MFS transporter has product MSHGIRGGLLRRHRDFRLLWCGETAGKFGASVTGVSMPLVAVSTLHASTFEVGLLSAAAWAPWLIIGLPVGAWVDRLRRRPVMLTSAAVSLVLFAGVPVTAWSGRLSIGLLLAVALLTGTAAVFFQTAYTAYLPSILEPDDQPEGNAKLHGSASAAQIAGLGSGGLIAQVAGAVNGMFANAATFLVSLLCLAGIRHREPRITRTGQGPTSLVSEVRAGLRLIAVDPWFRTFTLFGAASNLALMGYQSIQVVFLVRSVGLTPGTVGALIAATSAGGVAGALAARRVAHRIGTARATLLFELGLPALGLLIPLTVGGAGTLLFVAGGFSVSAGVVAGNIIKASFQQRYCPPDLLGRLTASAAFLSYGAIPVGALLGGVLGTALGLRTAMAITTAGIPLAALILLFSPVRRSRDLPTSRRTTSGPPRPPAADGEPALPLH; this is encoded by the coding sequence ATGAGCCACGGCATACGCGGCGGCCTCCTGCGCCGCCACCGCGATTTCCGCCTGCTGTGGTGCGGCGAGACCGCCGGCAAGTTCGGCGCGTCCGTCACCGGGGTGTCGATGCCGCTGGTCGCCGTCTCCACCCTGCACGCCAGCACCTTCGAGGTCGGCCTCCTGAGCGCCGCCGCCTGGGCCCCCTGGCTGATCATCGGCCTCCCGGTCGGTGCCTGGGTGGACCGGCTGCGCCGCAGACCGGTCATGCTGACCTCCGCCGCGGTCTCTCTCGTACTCTTCGCCGGCGTCCCGGTCACCGCGTGGTCCGGCCGGCTGAGCATCGGACTCCTCCTGGCCGTCGCCCTGCTGACAGGCACGGCGGCGGTGTTCTTCCAGACCGCCTACACCGCCTATCTCCCCAGCATTCTGGAACCCGACGACCAGCCCGAAGGCAACGCCAAACTGCACGGCAGCGCATCCGCCGCGCAGATTGCCGGGCTCGGCTCCGGCGGCCTGATCGCACAGGTGGCAGGTGCGGTGAACGGGATGTTCGCCAACGCCGCCACGTTCCTCGTCTCGCTCCTGTGCCTCGCGGGCATCCGGCATCGCGAGCCACGCATCACCCGAACCGGACAGGGCCCCACGTCACTGGTCAGCGAGGTCCGCGCAGGCCTGCGGCTGATCGCCGTCGACCCCTGGTTCCGTACGTTCACCCTCTTCGGAGCCGCCTCCAACCTGGCTCTTATGGGGTACCAGTCGATCCAGGTGGTCTTCCTGGTCCGAAGCGTCGGCCTGACCCCGGGGACGGTCGGCGCACTCATCGCGGCGACCAGTGCCGGAGGCGTGGCCGGGGCACTCGCGGCACGCCGGGTCGCTCACAGGATCGGCACGGCCCGCGCGACACTGCTGTTCGAACTGGGACTTCCCGCACTCGGTCTGCTCATCCCGCTGACCGTCGGCGGAGCCGGGACCCTGCTCTTCGTGGCAGGCGGCTTCAGCGTCTCCGCGGGTGTCGTCGCCGGCAACATCATCAAGGCGAGCTTCCAGCAACGCTACTGCCCGCCGGATCTCCTCGGCCGTCTCACCGCGAGCGCGGCATTCCTCAGCTACGGAGCCATCCCCGTCGGAGCGTTGCTCGGCGGCGTGCTCGGTACCGCACTCGGCCTGCGCACCGCCATGGCCATCACGACAGCGGGGATCCCGCTCGCCGCGCTGATTCTGCTCTTCTCCCCGGTCCGGCGCTCCCGCGACCTGCCGACGTCCCGCCGGACGACGAGCGGTCCCCCGCGTCCACCGGCCGCTGACGGCGAACCCGCCCTACCTCTTCACTGA
- a CDS encoding LysE family translocator, translating into MVHPYAVAGFLVAILPLIATPGASLALLVRHVTGGGRRRALPVVLGTVTGLYTHAVLAMAGLSALVMHSSVAFTAVRLTGAVYLVGLGVWTWRSARADAAPTPARRRLPKGPDSVFVQALLANVLNPKAAAVYLTLVPQFIAPRRPFGGQILTLATAHALLIALWLTAWTFLILRASHALNRPRFRRTAARATSAVLIALGVRSALT; encoded by the coding sequence GTGGTCCATCCGTACGCCGTCGCCGGGTTCCTGGTGGCGATCCTCCCGCTGATCGCCACCCCGGGGGCCAGCCTGGCGCTGCTGGTCCGGCACGTCACCGGCGGCGGCCGCCGCCGGGCCCTCCCCGTCGTCCTCGGCACCGTCACCGGCCTGTACACCCACGCCGTCCTCGCCATGGCCGGCCTGTCGGCCCTGGTCATGCACTCCAGCGTCGCCTTCACCGCCGTCCGGCTCACCGGCGCGGTCTACCTCGTCGGCCTGGGCGTGTGGACGTGGCGTTCGGCCCGCGCCGACGCGGCGCCCACCCCCGCCCGCCGGCGCCTGCCGAAGGGGCCGGACTCCGTCTTCGTCCAGGCGCTGCTCGCCAATGTCCTCAACCCCAAGGCGGCGGCGGTCTACTTGACCCTGGTCCCCCAGTTCATCGCGCCCCGCCGGCCCTTCGGCGGCCAGATCCTCACGCTGGCCACCGCCCACGCACTGCTGATCGCGCTCTGGCTCACCGCCTGGACGTTCCTCATCCTGCGCGCCTCGCACGCGCTGAACCGGCCCCGCTTCCGGCGGACCGCCGCCAGGGCCACGTCAGCGGTCCTCATCGCCCTCGGGGTCCGGAGCGCCCTTACGTAG
- a CDS encoding VOC family protein, with protein MNSPYQPGTPCWIDLMVPDQQAAIDFYCDLFGWQGEVGPPEQGGYTVCTLKGKAVAGIMKAMNPDGTVPDPMPPTAWTTYLSTDDIDATVASVTDAGGRAVVPPMDVMDLGRMGVIADPAGAVFGLWQPGTFGGAAIVNEHGALIWSELVTPDLAAASAFYSAVLPVTTARSEMEGAEGYVEFQVAGRAVGGMMDMSQMPPGVTPHWQPYFNVDSVDDIQAAAVRAGATVLAPAFNMVAGRMAVLADPQGGAFSVIAPKPQEGSA; from the coding sequence GTGAACAGTCCCTATCAGCCCGGCACCCCCTGCTGGATCGACCTGATGGTCCCCGACCAGCAGGCCGCCATCGACTTCTACTGCGACCTCTTCGGCTGGCAGGGCGAGGTGGGCCCGCCCGAGCAGGGCGGCTACACCGTCTGCACGCTGAAGGGCAAGGCGGTCGCCGGGATCATGAAGGCGATGAACCCGGACGGTACGGTGCCGGACCCGATGCCGCCGACGGCGTGGACGACGTACCTCTCGACGGACGACATCGACGCCACCGTCGCCTCCGTCACCGACGCGGGCGGCCGGGCGGTCGTGCCCCCGATGGACGTCATGGACCTCGGCCGGATGGGCGTGATCGCCGACCCGGCGGGCGCGGTCTTCGGCCTCTGGCAGCCCGGCACCTTCGGCGGTGCGGCCATCGTCAACGAGCACGGCGCGCTGATCTGGAGCGAGCTGGTCACGCCCGACCTGGCGGCGGCGTCCGCGTTCTACTCGGCCGTCCTGCCGGTGACGACGGCGCGCTCCGAGATGGAGGGCGCCGAAGGCTACGTCGAGTTCCAGGTCGCCGGGCGGGCGGTGGGCGGAATGATGGACATGAGCCAGATGCCGCCCGGCGTCACACCGCACTGGCAGCCGTACTTCAACGTGGACAGCGTGGACGACATCCAGGCCGCCGCCGTCCGCGCCGGAGCCACGGTCCTGGCCCCCGCCTTCAACATGGTCGCCGGCCGCATGGCGGTCCTGGCCGACCCCCAGGGCGGCGCGTTCTCCGTCATCGCGCCGAAGCCGCAGGAGGGCTCGGCCTGA
- a CDS encoding metallophosphoesterase: MTLLLAHISDLHLDGSERATLRATRVMDYVRALPHPVDALLVTGDIADHGEEAEYEEAARILTAPFPVLTCPGNHDARPAYRKALLGEAPEPGPVDRVHHIAGTTVLMCDSTIPGRDEGLLDARTLGWIDSTLTALPPDRPALIAFHQPPVALHHPLPDSCRLEEPGRLAELLAAHPQIAAVLTGHAHTAAASTFAGRPVIVAPAVTWTLRMPWEGDEPADREQPPGLAFHVLDDDGRLTTHYRVVL, from the coding sequence ATGACGCTGCTACTGGCCCACATCAGCGACCTGCACCTGGACGGCAGCGAGAGGGCGACCCTGCGCGCCACCCGCGTCATGGACTACGTACGAGCCCTCCCGCACCCGGTCGACGCACTGCTGGTCACCGGGGACATCGCCGACCACGGCGAGGAGGCCGAGTACGAGGAGGCGGCCCGGATCCTGACCGCCCCGTTCCCCGTGCTCACGTGTCCGGGGAACCACGACGCGCGCCCCGCCTACCGCAAGGCCCTGCTGGGCGAGGCTCCCGAGCCCGGCCCCGTCGACCGGGTCCACCACATCGCCGGCACCACCGTCCTGATGTGCGACTCCACCATCCCCGGCCGCGACGAAGGGCTCCTGGACGCACGGACGCTCGGCTGGATCGACTCCACCCTCACCGCCCTGCCGCCCGACCGTCCGGCGCTGATCGCGTTCCACCAGCCGCCGGTCGCACTCCACCACCCGCTGCCCGACTCCTGCAGGCTGGAGGAGCCCGGCCGGCTGGCCGAACTGCTCGCCGCGCACCCGCAGATCGCCGCCGTCCTCACCGGCCACGCCCACACCGCCGCCGCCTCAACCTTCGCGGGGCGTCCGGTGATCGTGGCACCGGCCGTCACCTGGACCCTGCGCATGCCCTGGGAGGGCGACGAGCCGGCGGACCGCGAGCAGCCGCCCGGCCTCGCCTTCCACGTCCTGGACGACGACGGGCGCCTGACCACCCATTACCGCGTCGTGCTCTGA
- a CDS encoding MFS transporter: MAASPAAVGSRSHRAVLLTVTCLGQFMVLLDNTIVGAALPDMQQGLHIELTGLQWIVDAYVLLVAMLLLSGGVFADRFGRKRVYLTGVAVFTAASALCALAPSLGWLIAGRVLQGVGAAALSPASLALLAAAYPVPQERVKAIGLWAGLSGIGLAAGPVAGGALTDAFGWSAIFLVNLPIGVILLVAGLRSLDESRNPKAPAIDIPGTVLSVLGVGTLTYGLIEGGARGWTSPLILGSFTAGVLLLAAFVAVEARRPAPMLPLRLFRERLFTVSNTAMVVVGFTLMGSSFFFSQFFVYVQGSSILRAGLQTLPMSLAMVVVSPYAGRLAARYGFRVVVTTGLGLAGLGLLALGTVHADTGYGNVWWRLAVVGTGFALTMSPLTGAAIQSVSPQEGGLASGISSTTRQIGAVLGVAVLGAVVRTRESGGASFEAGLNSAFVAAGAVTLATAVFTGLWLARSRTAETAQAPEAATAPASSALDLNRS; the protein is encoded by the coding sequence ATGGCGGCTTCGCCCGCGGCCGTAGGCAGTCGTTCGCACCGGGCCGTGCTGCTCACGGTGACCTGCCTGGGCCAGTTCATGGTTCTGCTCGACAACACGATCGTCGGAGCGGCGCTGCCCGACATGCAGCAGGGGCTGCACATCGAGCTCACCGGTCTGCAGTGGATCGTCGACGCGTACGTCCTGCTCGTCGCGATGCTGCTGCTGTCCGGCGGCGTCTTCGCCGACCGGTTCGGCCGCAAGCGCGTCTACCTGACCGGCGTCGCCGTGTTCACCGCCGCCTCGGCGCTGTGCGCCCTCGCGCCCTCGCTCGGCTGGCTGATCGCCGGCCGGGTGCTCCAGGGCGTCGGGGCCGCCGCGCTCAGCCCCGCCTCGCTCGCCCTGCTCGCCGCCGCGTATCCCGTGCCGCAGGAACGCGTGAAGGCGATCGGCCTGTGGGCCGGGCTCAGTGGGATCGGTCTCGCCGCGGGCCCCGTGGCCGGCGGCGCGCTCACCGACGCGTTCGGCTGGTCCGCGATCTTCCTGGTCAACCTGCCGATCGGCGTGATCCTCCTGGTGGCCGGTCTGCGCAGCCTCGACGAGAGCCGCAACCCCAAGGCTCCCGCGATCGACATCCCGGGGACGGTGCTGTCCGTTCTGGGGGTGGGCACGCTGACCTACGGGCTGATCGAGGGCGGTGCCCGTGGCTGGACGTCGCCGCTGATCCTGGGCAGCTTCACCGCCGGGGTGCTCCTCCTCGCGGCCTTCGTCGCCGTCGAGGCCCGCCGCCCCGCGCCGATGCTGCCGCTGCGGCTGTTCCGGGAGCGCCTGTTCACCGTGTCCAACACCGCGATGGTCGTGGTCGGGTTCACGCTGATGGGCTCGTCGTTCTTCTTCTCCCAGTTCTTCGTGTACGTCCAGGGCAGCTCGATCCTGCGCGCCGGACTCCAGACGCTGCCGATGTCCCTCGCGATGGTGGTCGTCAGCCCGTACGCGGGCCGGCTCGCCGCCCGCTACGGCTTCCGCGTCGTGGTCACCACAGGGCTGGGCCTGGCCGGACTGGGGTTGCTGGCGCTCGGCACGGTGCACGCCGACACCGGTTACGGGAACGTGTGGTGGCGGCTGGCGGTCGTCGGCACCGGCTTCGCCCTGACCATGTCCCCGCTGACGGGAGCCGCCATCCAGTCGGTCAGCCCGCAGGAGGGCGGTCTCGCCTCGGGCATCAGCAGCACCACCCGGCAGATCGGCGCGGTGCTCGGCGTGGCGGTGCTCGGGGCCGTCGTCCGTACCCGGGAGTCCGGCGGCGCCTCCTTCGAGGCCGGTCTCAACAGCGCGTTCGTCGCGGCCGGCGCCGTCACCCTGGCCACCGCCGTGTTCACCGGCCTGTGGCTGGCGAGGTCCCGGACCGCAGAGACCGCCCAGGCCCCGGAGGCGGCCACCGCCCCGGCATCGTCGGCCCTTGATCTCAACCGGAGTTGA